Proteins from a single region of Campylobacter sputorum:
- a CDS encoding SixA phosphatase family protein has translation MKKVYFIRHAKSFNNYDCKDIDRSINQKGEKHIKFMANLLRDKGIMPDIIISSNAKRAFQTAKIISDVVGFQSQIVQKKELYNSSLSDFLKVFHEIDDKFKTVFIIAHNPCISEICELLSNSVIDHMPTSSIFCIEFEQDCFKNIQNHSGKVIFFDYPKLHKNK, from the coding sequence ATGAAAAAGGTATATTTTATAAGACATGCAAAATCATTTAATAATTATGATTGCAAAGATATAGATAGAAGCATAAATCAAAAAGGTGAAAAACATATAAAATTTATGGCAAATTTGCTAAGAGATAAAGGTATTATGCCAGATATTATAATTTCTAGTAATGCAAAAAGAGCGTTTCAAACTGCTAAAATTATTTCCGATGTTGTGGGATTTCAAAGCCAAATAGTTCAAAAAAAAGAGCTTTATAATTCATCTTTGAGTGATTTTTTAAAAGTGTTTCATGAAATTGATGACAAATTTAAAACTGTGTTTATTATAGCTCACAATCCTTGTATATCTGAGATATGTGAACTTCTAAGCAATTCAGTGATAGATCATATGCCAACTAGCTCCATTTTTTGTATCGAGTTTGAACAAGATTGCTTTAAAAATATACAAAACCATAGTGGAAAAGTTATATTTTTTGACTATCCAAAATTGCATAAAAATAAATAA